Proteins from one Escherichia coli genomic window:
- the yphF gene encoding substrate-binding domain-containing protein has protein sequence MPKKMRTTRNLLLMATLLGSTLFANAADKEMTIGAIYLDTQGYYAGVRQGVQDAAKDSSVQVQLIETNAQGDISKESTFVDTLVARNVDAIILSAVSENGSSRTVRRASEAGIPVICYNTCINQKGVDKYVSAYLVGDPLEFGKKLGNAAADYFIANKIDQPKIAVINCEAFEVCVQRRKGFEEVLKARVPGAKIVANQEGTVLDKAISVGEKLIISTPDLNAIMGESGGATLGAVKAVRNQNQAGKIAVFGSDMTTEIAQELENNQVLKAVVDISGKKMGNAVFAQTLKVINKQADGEKVIQVPIDLYTKTEDGKQWLATHVDGLP, from the coding sequence ATGCCTAAAAAAATGAGAACAACCCGTAATCTATTATTAATGGCTACGCTATTAGGTAGCACACTATTTGCCAACGCTGCGGATAAAGAAATGACCATTGGCGCAATATACCTTGATACCCAGGGATATTACGCTGGAGTGCGCCAGGGCGTTCAGGATGCGGCAAAAGATTCTTCAGTACAGGTACAGTTAATTGAAACTAACGCCCAGGGCGATATTTCGAAAGAAAGTACCTTTGTTGATACCCTCGTGGCGCGTAATGTCGATGCCATTATTTTGTCGGCAGTGTCTGAAAATGGCAGTAGCCGCACCGTTCGCCGCGCCAGTGAGGCGGGTATTCCGGTGATTTGCTACAACACCTGTATTAATCAAAAGGGTGTCGATAAATATGTCTCGGCATATCTGGTTGGCGATCCGCTGGAATTTGGTAAAAAACTGGGTAACGCTGCCGCCGATTATTTTATTGCTAACAAAATTGACCAGCCGAAAATTGCTGTCATCAATTGCGAAGCCTTTGAAGTTTGTGTGCAACGACGTAAAGGGTTTGAAGAAGTATTAAAAGCCCGCGTTCCCGGCGCGAAAATTGTCGCTAATCAGGAAGGGACTGTTTTAGATAAAGCGATTTCTGTTGGTGAAAAACTGATTATCTCCACGCCAGATCTCAACGCCATTATGGGGGAATCGGGTGGAGCGACACTCGGCGCGGTAAAAGCGGTACGTAATCAAAATCAGGCTGGAAAAATTGCCGTTTTCGGTTCAGATATGACCACTGAAATTGCTCAGGAACTGGAAAATAACCAGGTGCTGAAAGCGGTAGTGGATATTTCCGGTAAGAAAATGGGCAATGCTGTTTTCGCGCAAACATTGAAGGTTATCAATAAACAAGCCGACGGTGAAAAAGTGATTCAGGTACCAATCGATCTCTATACCAAAACGGAAGACGGTAAACAGTGGCTGGCAACACACGTTGATGGTCTGCCCTAA
- the yphG gene encoding DUF5107 domain-containing protein, with translation MTPVKVWQERVEIPTYETGPQDIHPMFLENRVYQGSSGAVYPYGVTDTLSEQKVLKSWQAVWLENDYIKVMILPELGGRVHRAWDKVKQRDFVYHNEVIKPALVGLLGPWISGGIEFNWPQHHRPTTFMPVDFTLEAHEDGAQTVWVGETEPMHGLQVMTGFTLRPDRAALEIASRVYNGNATPRHFLWWANPAVKGGEGHQSVFPPDVTAVFDHGKRAVSAFPIATGTYYKVDYSAGVDISRYKNVPVPTSYMAEKSQYDFVGAWCHDEDGGLLHVANHHIAPGKKQWSWGHSEFGQAWDKSLTDNNGPYIELMTGIFADNQPDFTWLDAYEEKRFEQYFLPYHSLGMVQNASRDAVIKLQRSERGIEWGLYAISPLNGYRLAIREIGRCNALLDDAVALTPANAIQGVLHGINPDRLTIELSDADGNIVLSYQEHQPQELPLPDVAKAPLAAQEITSTDEAWFIGQHLEQYHHASRSPFDYYLRGVALDPLDYRCNLALAMLEYNRADFPQTVAYATQALKRAHALNKNPQCGQASLIRASAYERQGQYQQAEEDFWRAVWSGNSKAGGYYGLARLAARNGHFDAGLDFCQQSLRACPTNQEVLCLHNLLLVLSGRQDNARLQREKLLRDYPLNATLWWLNWFDGCSESALVQWRGLCQGRDVNALMTAGQLINWGMPALAAEMLNALDCQRTLPLYLQASLLPKAERGELVAKAIDVFPQFVRFPNTLEEVAALESIEECWFARHLLACFYYNKRSYNKAIALWQRCVEMSPEFADGWRGLAIHAWNKQHDYELAARYLDNAYQLAPQDARLLFERDLLDKLTGAAPEKRLARLEANLEIALKRDDMTAELLNLWHLTGQADKAAEILATRKFHPWEGGEGKVTSQFILNQLLRAWQYLDARQPQQASELLHAALHYPENLSEGRLPGQTDNDIWFWQAICAKAQGDETAATRCLRLAATGDRTINIHSYYNDQPVDYLFWQGMALRLLGEQQTAQQLFIEMKQWAQEMAKTSIEADFFAVSQPDLLSLYGDLQQQHKEKCLMVAMLAAAGLGEIAQYESARAELTAINPAWPKAPLFTTVMPFIFNRVH, from the coding sequence ATGACTCCAGTAAAAGTGTGGCAAGAGCGCGTTGAGATCCCGACTTATGAAACCGGGCCGCAGGATATACACCCTATGTTCCTGGAAAATCGCGTTTATCAGGGATCGTCCGGCGCGGTTTATCCCTACGGCGTGACCGATACGCTGAGCGAGCAGAAAGTCCTGAAATCCTGGCAAGCGGTGTGGCTGGAAAACGACTATATCAAAGTGATGATCCTGCCGGAGCTGGGCGGTCGGGTGCATCGCGCTTGGGATAAAGTGAAACAGCGCGATTTTGTCTATCACAATGAGGTGATTAAACCGGCGCTGGTAGGGCTATTGGGGCCGTGGATTTCGGGCGGGATTGAGTTTAACTGGCCACAACACCATCGCCCAACCACCTTTATGCCCGTTGATTTCACCCTCGAAGCCCATGAAGACGGCGCACAGACGGTGTGGGTCGGCGAAACGGAGCCGATGCACGGTTTACAGGTGATGACCGGTTTCACACTACGCCCTGACCGGGCGGCGCTGGAAATCGCCAGCCGCGTCTATAACGGCAATGCCACGCCGCGTCATTTCTTGTGGTGGGCCAACCCGGCAGTGAAAGGTGGCGAAGGGCATCAGAGCGTTTTCCCGCCGGATGTAACGGCGGTGTTTGATCACGGCAAACGGGCTGTTTCAGCTTTCCCTATCGCTACCGGCACTTACTACAAAGTGGACTACTCCGCCGGAGTGGATATTTCTCGCTATAAAAATGTGCCAGTGCCGACTTCGTATATGGCCGAAAAATCGCAGTACGATTTTGTTGGCGCATGGTGTCACGATGAAGATGGCGGTTTGCTACACGTTGCCAACCACCACATCGCGCCAGGTAAAAAACAGTGGAGCTGGGGACACAGTGAATTCGGCCAGGCGTGGGATAAGAGCCTGACCGACAATAACGGCCCGTATATCGAACTGATGACGGGTATTTTTGCCGATAACCAGCCCGATTTTACCTGGCTTGATGCTTACGAAGAGAAGCGTTTCGAGCAGTATTTCCTGCCTTATCATTCTCTGGGCATGGTGCAAAACGCCTCCCGCGATGCGGTGATTAAACTCCAGCGTAGCGAGCGGGGGATTGAGTGGGGGCTGTATGCCATCTCTCCGTTGAACGGATACCGGCTGGCGATCCGCGAAATCGGCAGATGCAACGCGTTGCTCGACGATGCTGTGGCTCTGACGCCAGCGAACGCCATTCAGGGCGTGTTGCATGGTATCAATCCTGACAGACTAACCATTGAACTCTCCGATGCTGACGGCAATATCGTACTGAGTTATCAGGAACATCAGCCGCAAGAGTTGCCGTTGCCGGACGTCGCCAAAGCGCCACTGGCAGCACAAGAGATTACCAGTACAGATGAAGCCTGGTTTATCGGTCAGCATCTGGAGCAATATCATCATGCCAGCCGTTCCCCCTTCGATTACTACCTGCGCGGCGTGGCGCTGGACCCGCTGGATTATCGCTGTAACCTGGCGTTGGCGATGCTGGAATATAACCGCGCCGACTTCCCGCAAACGGTGGCGTATGCCACTCAGGCGCTGAAACGCGCACATGCGTTGAACAAAAACCCGCAGTGCGGACAGGCGAGTTTAATTCGCGCCAGTGCTTACGAACGTCAGGGGCAATATCAACAAGCCGAAGAGGATTTCTGGCGTGCGGTCTGGAGCGGAAACAGTAAAGCCGGTGGCTATTATGGTCTGGCACGGCTGGCGGCGCGTAATGGTCACTTCGACGCGGGTCTGGATTTTTGCCAACAAAGTCTTCGCGCCTGCCCAACCAATCAGGAAGTGCTTTGCCTGCATAACCTGCTGCTGGTGTTAAGTGGTCGTCAGGACAACGCGCGTTTGCAGCGAGAGAAGTTGCTGCGTGATTATCCGCTGAACGCCACTCTGTGGTGGCTGAACTGGTTCGATGGTTGTAGCGAATCTGCCCTCGTACAGTGGCGAGGTCTGTGTCAGGGACGCGACGTTAACGCCCTGATGACCGCCGGGCAACTGATTAACTGGGGCATGCCCGCTCTGGCGGCAGAGATGCTGAACGCACTGGACTGTCAGCGCACGCTACCGCTTTACCTGCAAGCCAGTTTGCTGCCAAAAGCTGAACGCGGAGAACTGGTCGCAAAAGCTATTGATGTCTTCCCGCAGTTTGTCCGTTTCCCTAATACGCTGGAAGAAGTGGCGGCGCTGGAGAGTATCGAAGAGTGCTGGTTTGCCCGGCATTTACTGGCCTGTTTCTACTACAACAAGCGCAGTTACAACAAAGCCATTGCCTTATGGCAGCGTTGCGTTGAGATGTCGCCGGAGTTTGCCGACGGATGGCGTGGGCTGGCAATCCATGCGTGGAATAAGCAGCATGATTATGAACTGGCTGCGCGTTATCTTGATAATGCTTATCAACTTGCGCCGCAGGATGCACGTTTGCTATTCGAACGGGATTTGCTGGATAAGTTAACCGGTGCTGCACCAGAAAAACGTCTGGCGCGTCTGGAAGCTAATCTGGAAATCGCCCTGAAGCGTGATGACATGACCGCAGAATTGCTCAATTTGTGGCATCTCACTGGTCAGGCCGACAAAGCGGCAGAGATTCTCGCCACGCGTAAATTCCATCCGTGGGAAGGCGGAGAAGGGAAAGTCACCAGTCAGTTTATCCTCAACCAGTTGTTACGCGCCTGGCAATACCTTGATGCCAGACAACCGCAGCAGGCCAGCGAACTGCTTCATGCCGCGCTGCACTATCCGGAGAATTTAAGCGAAGGCCGTTTACCGGGGCAAACTGACAACGACATCTGGTTCTGGCAGGCGATATGTGCCAAAGCCCAGGGCGATGAAACTGCAGCGACGCGTTGTTTACGTCTGGCGGCGACGGGTGATCGCACTATTAACATCCACAGTTATTACAACGATCAACCGGTTGATTATCTCTTCTGGCAAGGGATGGCGCTGCGATTACTGGGCGAACAACAAACCGCACAGCAACTGTTTATTGAAATGAAACAGTGGGCGCAAGAGATGGCAAAAACCAGTATCGAAGCGGATTTCTTTGCCGTCTCGCAGCCTGACTTGTTGTCGCTGTATGGCGATTTACAACAGCAGCATAAAGAAAAATGCCTGATGGTGGCGATGCTGGCGGCCGCGGGATTAGGCGAGATTGCGCAATACGAATCTGCTCGCGCTGAATTGACGGCGATTAATCCGGCCTGGCCGAAAGCGCCATTATTCACCACCGTGATGCCTTTTATTTTTAACCGCGTTCACTAA
- the glyA gene encoding serine hydroxymethyltransferase → MLKREMNIADYDAELWQAMEQEKVRQEEHIELIASENYTSPRVMQAQGSQLTNKYAEGYPGKRYYGGCEYVDIVEQLAIDRAKELFGADYANVQPHSGSQANFAVYTALLEPGDTVLGMNLAHGGHLTHGSPVNFSGKLYNIVPYGIDATGHIDYADLEKQAKEHKPKMIIGGFSAYSGVVDWAKMREIADSIGAYLFVDMAHVAGLVAAGVYPNPVPHAHVVTTTTHKTLAGPRGGLILAKGGSEELYKKLNSAVFPGGQGGPLMHVIAGKAVALKEAMEPEFKTYQQQVAKNAKAMVEVFLERGYKVVSGGTDNHLFLVDLVDKNLTGKEADAALGRANITVNKNSVPNDPKSPFVTSGIRVGTPAITRRGFKEAEAKELAGWMCDVLDSINDEAVIERIKGKVLDICARYPVYA, encoded by the coding sequence ATGTTAAAGCGTGAAATGAACATTGCCGATTATGATGCCGAACTGTGGCAGGCTATGGAGCAGGAAAAAGTACGTCAGGAAGAGCACATCGAACTGATCGCCTCCGAAAACTACACCAGCCCGCGCGTAATGCAGGCGCAGGGTTCTCAGCTGACCAACAAATATGCTGAAGGTTATCCGGGCAAACGCTACTACGGCGGTTGCGAGTATGTTGATATCGTTGAACAACTGGCGATCGATCGCGCGAAAGAACTGTTCGGCGCTGACTACGCTAACGTCCAGCCGCACTCCGGCTCCCAGGCGAACTTTGCGGTCTACACCGCGCTGCTGGAACCCGGCGACACCGTTCTGGGTATGAACCTGGCGCATGGCGGTCACCTGACTCACGGTTCTCCGGTTAACTTCTCCGGTAAACTGTACAACATCGTTCCTTACGGTATCGATGCTACCGGTCATATCGACTACGCCGATCTGGAAAAACAAGCCAAAGAACACAAGCCGAAAATGATCATCGGTGGCTTCTCTGCATATTCCGGCGTGGTTGACTGGGCGAAAATGCGTGAAATCGCTGACAGCATCGGTGCTTACCTGTTCGTTGATATGGCGCACGTTGCGGGACTGGTCGCTGCTGGCGTCTACCCGAACCCGGTTCCTCATGCTCACGTAGTGACTACCACCACTCACAAAACCCTGGCGGGTCCGCGCGGCGGCCTGATCCTGGCGAAAGGCGGTAGCGAAGAACTGTACAAAAAACTGAACTCTGCCGTTTTCCCTGGTGGTCAGGGCGGCCCGTTGATGCACGTAATCGCTGGTAAAGCGGTTGCTCTGAAAGAAGCGATGGAACCTGAGTTCAAAACTTACCAACAGCAGGTCGCGAAAAACGCTAAAGCCATGGTAGAAGTATTCCTGGAGCGCGGCTACAAAGTGGTTTCCGGCGGTACTGATAACCACCTGTTCCTGGTTGATCTGGTTGATAAAAACCTGACCGGTAAAGAAGCTGACGCCGCTCTGGGCCGTGCTAACATCACCGTCAACAAAAACAGCGTACCGAACGATCCGAAGAGCCCGTTTGTGACTTCCGGTATTCGTGTAGGTACTCCAGCGATTACCCGTCGTGGCTTTAAAGAAGCCGAAGCGAAAGAACTGGCTGGCTGGATGTGTGACGTGCTGGACAGCATCAATGATGAAGCGGTTATCGAGCGCATCAAAGGCAAAGTTCTCGATATCTGCGCACGTTACCCGGTTTACGCATAA
- the yphD gene encoding ABC transporter permease: MSASSLSLPQGKSVSLKQFVSRHINEIGLLVVIAILYLVFSLNAPGFISLNNQMNVLRDAATIGIAAWAMTLIIISGEIDVSVGPMVAFVSVCLAFLLQFNVPLAIACLLVLLLGALMGTLAGVLRGVFNVPSFVATLGLWSALRGMGLFMTNALPVPIDENEVLDWLGGQFLGVPVSALIMMVLFALFVFISRKTAFGRSVFAVGGNATAAQLCGINVRRVRILIFTLSGLLAAVTGILLAARLGSGNAGAANGLEFDVIAAVVVGGTALSGGRGSLFGTLLGVLVITLIGNGLVLLGINSFFQQVVRGVIIVVAVLANILLTQRSSKAKR; the protein is encoded by the coding sequence ATGTCTGCTTCGTCATTATCATTGCCGCAGGGCAAGAGCGTCTCGCTCAAACAATTTGTCAGTCGCCATATTAATGAGATTGGTTTGCTGGTGGTAATCGCCATTCTTTATCTGGTCTTCTCCCTGAACGCACCGGGCTTTATCTCATTGAATAACCAAATGAACGTGCTGCGCGATGCTGCCACCATCGGGATCGCCGCCTGGGCGATGACGCTGATTATTATCTCCGGTGAAATTGATGTCAGCGTTGGACCGATGGTGGCTTTTGTCTCGGTGTGCCTGGCATTTTTGCTGCAATTTAACGTTCCGCTGGCGATTGCTTGTCTGCTGGTGTTGCTGTTAGGCGCGCTGATGGGGACGCTGGCCGGCGTGCTGCGCGGCGTGTTTAACGTGCCCAGTTTCGTTGCCACGCTGGGGCTGTGGAGCGCCCTGCGCGGAATGGGGCTGTTTATGACTAACGCCCTGCCAGTGCCGATTGACGAAAACGAGGTACTGGACTGGCTGGGGGGACAATTTCTCGGTGTGCCGGTATCCGCGCTGATCATGATGGTGTTGTTTGCGCTGTTTGTGTTCATTAGCCGCAAAACCGCCTTCGGGCGCTCGGTTTTTGCTGTTGGCGGTAATGCGACGGCAGCGCAGTTGTGCGGTATCAACGTTCGTCGGGTGCGCATTCTTATTTTTACCCTTTCGGGATTATTAGCGGCGGTGACCGGCATTTTGCTGGCAGCTCGCCTCGGTTCTGGTAACGCAGGTGCGGCAAACGGTCTGGAGTTTGACGTCATCGCTGCGGTCGTGGTCGGCGGTACGGCACTTTCCGGCGGTCGCGGTTCCTTGTTCGGTACATTGCTTGGTGTGCTGGTGATTACGCTAATCGGTAACGGTCTGGTGTTGCTCGGGATTAACTCTTTTTTCCAGCAGGTGGTGCGCGGCGTCATCATCGTGGTGGCGGTTCTGGCGAATATCTTGCTGACCCAGCGAAGCAGTAAAGCGAAACGCTAA
- the yphH gene encoding ROK family protein, protein MRACINNQQIRHHNKCVILELLYRQKRANKSTLARLAQISIPAVSNILQELESEKRVVNIDDESQTRGHSSGTWLIAPEGDWTLCLNVTPTSIECQVANACLSPKGEFEYFQIDAPTPQALLSEIEKCWHRHHKLWPDRTINLALAIHGQVDPVTGVSQTMPQAPWTTPVEVKYLLEEKLGIRVMVDNDCVMLALAEKWQNNSQGRDFCVINVDYGIGSSFVINEQIYRGSLYGSGQIGHTIVNPDGVACDCGRYGCLETVASLSALKKQARVWLKSQPVNTQLDPEKLTTAQLIAAWQSGEPWITSWVDRSANAIGLSLYNFLNILNINQIWLYGRSCAFGENWLNSIIRQTGFNPFDRDEGPSVKATQIGFGQLSRAQQVLGIGYLYVEAQLRQI, encoded by the coding sequence ATGAGAGCCTGCATTAACAATCAACAGATCCGCCACCATAACAAATGCGTGATTCTGGAACTGCTGTACCGGCAAAAGCGCGCCAATAAATCAACGCTGGCCCGGCTGGCGCAAATTTCAATTCCAGCGGTCAGTAATATTTTGCAGGAGCTGGAAAGCGAAAAACGGGTGGTGAATATCGACGATGAAAGCCAGACGCGCGGGCACAGTAGCGGTACATGGCTGATCGCGCCGGAAGGTGACTGGACGCTGTGCCTGAACGTAACGCCCACCAGCATTGAGTGTCAGGTCGCTAATGCCTGTTTAAGTCCGAAAGGCGAATTTGAGTATTTTCAGATTGATGCACCGACACCGCAGGCTCTGTTGTCCGAAATCGAAAAATGCTGGCATCGTCATCATAAACTGTGGCCGGACCGTACTATCAACCTGGCGCTGGCAATCCACGGTCAGGTTGATCCAGTGACTGGCGTGTCGCAAACCATGCCGCAAGCGCCGTGGACAACGCCGGTTGAGGTGAAGTATCTGCTGGAAGAGAAGCTGGGCATTCGGGTGATGGTCGATAATGACTGCGTGATGCTGGCGCTGGCGGAGAAATGGCAAAATAATTCGCAAGGACGGGATTTCTGCGTGATCAACGTTGATTACGGTATTGGCTCGTCGTTCGTGATCAACGAGCAAATTTATCGCGGCAGTTTGTATGGTAGCGGACAGATTGGTCACACCATCGTTAATCCGGATGGCGTCGCCTGCGACTGTGGACGTTATGGCTGCCTGGAAACCGTCGCCTCGTTAAGCGCATTAAAAAAACAGGCGCGAGTATGGCTAAAATCACAACCGGTGAATACTCAGCTTGATCCTGAAAAATTGACAACCGCACAATTAATCGCTGCCTGGCAGAGTGGAGAGCCGTGGATCACCAGCTGGGTTGACCGCAGTGCCAACGCCATTGGTTTGAGTCTGTATAACTTCCTCAATATCCTCAATATTAATCAGATTTGGCTGTATGGTCGCAGCTGCGCCTTTGGTGAGAACTGGCTTAATTCCATTATTCGCCAGACAGGATTTAACCCGTTCGACCGTGACGAAGGACCGAGCGTGAAAGCGACGCAAATTGGCTTTGGGCAATTAAGCCGCGCACAACAGGTGCTGGGGATTGGCTATTTGTATGTTGAGGCGCAGTTACGACAGATTTGA
- the hmpA gene encoding NO-inducible flavohemoprotein, which produces MLDAQTIATVKATIPLLVETGPKLTAHFYDRMFTHNPELKEIFNMSNQRNGDQREALFNAIAAYASNIENLPALLPAVEKIAQKHTSFQIKPEQYNIVGEHLLATLDEMFSPGQEVLDAWGKAYGVLANVFINREAEIYNENASKAGGWEGTRDFRIVAKTPRSALITSFELEPVDGGAVAEYRPGQYLGVWLKPEGFPHQEIRQYSLTRKPDGKGYRIAVKREDGGQVSNWLHNHANVGDVVKLVAPAGDFFMAIADDTPVTLISAGVGQTPMLAMLDTLAKAGHTAQVNWFHAAENGDVHAFADEVKELGQALPRFTAHTWYRQPSEADRAKGQFDSEGLMDLSKLEGAFSDPTMQFYLCGPVGFMQFAAKQLVDLGVKQENIHYECFGPHKVL; this is translated from the coding sequence ATGCTTGACGCTCAAACCATCGCTACAGTAAAAGCCACCATCCCTTTACTGGTGGAAACAGGGCCAAAGTTAACCGCCCATTTCTACGACCGTATGTTTACTCATAACCCAGAACTCAAAGAAATTTTTAACATGAGTAACCAGCGTAATGGCGATCAACGTGAAGCCTTGTTTAACGCCATTGCCGCCTACGCCAGCAATATCGAAAACCTGCCTGCGCTGCTGCCAGCGGTTGAAAAAATCGCTCAGAAACACACCAGCTTCCAGATCAAACCGGAACAATACAATATCGTCGGTGAACACCTGTTGGCGACGCTGGACGAAATGTTCAGTCCGGGCCAGGAAGTGCTGGACGCGTGGGGTAAAGCCTATGGCGTACTGGCTAATGTATTTATCAATCGCGAGGCAGAAATCTATAACGAAAACGCCAGCAAAGCCGGTGGCTGGGAAGGTACTCGCGATTTCCGCATTGTAGCTAAAACACCGCGCAGCGCATTGATCACCAGCTTCGAACTTGAGCCGGTGGACGGCGGTGCAGTGGCGGAATACCGTCCGGGGCAATATCTCGGCGTCTGGCTGAAGCCGGAAGGTTTCCCGCATCAGGAGATTCGTCAGTACTCTTTGACCCGTAAACCTGATGGCAAAGGCTATCGTATTGCGGTGAAACGCGAAGATGGCGGGCAAGTATCCAACTGGCTGCACAATCACGCCAACGTTGGCGATGTTGTGAAACTGGTCGCTCCGGCAGGTGATTTCTTTATGGCTATCGCAGATGACACGCCGGTGACGTTAATCTCTGCCGGTGTCGGTCAAACACCAATGCTGGCAATGCTCGACACGCTGGCAAAAGCAGGCCACACAGCACAAGTGAACTGGTTCCATGCGGCAGAAAATGGCGATGTTCACGCCTTTGCCGATGAAGTTAAGGAACTGGGACAAGCACTACCGCGCTTTACTGCGCACACCTGGTATCGTCAGCCGAGCGAAGCCGATCGCGCTAAAGGTCAGTTTGATAGTGAAGGTCTGATGGATTTGAGCAAACTGGAAGGTGCGTTCAGCGATCCGACAATGCAGTTCTATCTCTGCGGCCCGGTTGGCTTCATGCAGTTTGCCGCGAAACAGTTAGTGGACCTGGGTGTGAAACAGGAAAACATTCATTACGAATGCTTTGGCCCGCATAAAGTGCTGTGA
- the yphE gene encoding sugar ABC transporter ATP-binding protein, with product MFTATEAVPVAKVVAGNKRYPGVVALDNVNFTLNKGEVRALLGKNGAGKSTLIRMLTGSERPDSGDIWIGETRLEGDEATLTRRAAELGVRAVYQELSLVEGLTVAENLCLGQWPRRNGMIDYLQMAQDAQRCLQALGVDVSPEQLVSTLSPAQKQLVEIARVMKGEPRVVILDEPTSSLASTEVELVISAVKKMSALGVAVIYVSHRMEEIRRIASCATVMRDGQVAGDVMLENTSTRHIVSLMLGRDHVDLAPVVAQEIADQTVLEVRALRHRPKLTEISFSLRRGEVLGIAGLLGAGRSELLKAIVGLETYEQGDIVINGEKITRPDYGDMLKRGIGYTPENRKEAGIIPWLGVDENTVLTNRQKISANGVLQWYTIRRLTEEVMQRMTVKAASSETPIGTLSGGNQQKVVIGRWVYAASQILLLDEPTRGVDIEAKQQIYRIVRELAAEGKSVVFISSEVEELPLVCDRILLLQHGTFSQEFHSPVNVDELMSAILSVH from the coding sequence ATGTTCACGGCAACAGAGGCAGTTCCGGTAGCAAAAGTGGTGGCAGGAAATAAGCGTTACCCCGGTGTCGTTGCGCTGGATAACGTTAACTTTACGCTCAATAAAGGCGAAGTTCGCGCGCTGTTAGGCAAAAACGGTGCGGGAAAATCGACCCTCATTCGAATGCTTACCGGTAGCGAACGTCCGGATAGCGGTGATATCTGGATTGGCGAGACGCGACTGGAAGGTGACGAAGCTACGCTGACTCGCCGTGCCGCTGAACTGGGGGTACGCGCGGTTTATCAGGAATTAAGTCTGGTGGAAGGGCTGACAGTGGCGGAAAACCTCTGCCTCGGTCAGTGGCCCCGCCGCAACGGCATGATTGATTACCTGCAAATGGCGCAGGACGCCCAACGTTGCTTGCAGGCGCTGGGCGTTGACGTTAGTCCTGAACAACTTGTTTCGACACTAAGTCCGGCGCAAAAGCAACTGGTGGAAATTGCGCGGGTGATGAAAGGCGAGCCGCGCGTGGTCATCCTTGATGAACCGACCAGCTCGCTTGCCAGTACGGAAGTTGAACTGGTGATCAGCGCCGTGAAAAAAATGTCAGCACTGGGCGTGGCGGTGATTTATGTCAGCCACCGGATGGAAGAAATTCGCCGCATTGCCTCCTGTGCCACCGTTATGCGCGATGGTCAGGTGGCGGGCGATGTGATGCTCGAAAACACCTCAACCCGTCATATTGTGTCGCTGATGCTCGGGCGCGATCACGTTGATCTTGCACCGGTTGTAGCTCAGGAGATTGCGGACCAGACCGTACTGGAAGTTCGCGCGTTACGCCACAGACCAAAACTTACGGAGATCAGTTTTTCCCTGCGTCGCGGCGAAGTGCTCGGCATTGCTGGTCTGCTGGGGGCAGGGCGCAGTGAATTGCTGAAGGCGATTGTTGGGCTGGAGACGTATGAACAGGGCGATATTGTTATCAACGGCGAGAAAATCACGCGCCCCGATTACGGCGACATGCTGAAACGCGGCATTGGCTATACGCCAGAAAACCGCAAAGAAGCGGGGATCATTCCCTGGTTGGGCGTTGACGAAAATACAGTGCTGACCAATCGGCAAAAAATCAGCGCCAACGGTGTGCTGCAATGGTACACCATCCGCCGCCTGACCGAAGAGGTGATGCAGCGGATGACGGTCAAGGCAGCCAGTAGCGAAACGCCTATTGGCACGCTTTCTGGCGGCAATCAGCAAAAAGTGGTGATCGGTCGTTGGGTCTATGCCGCCAGCCAGATTTTATTGCTCGACGAGCCAACGCGCGGCGTCGATATCGAAGCCAAACAGCAGATTTACCGTATTGTCCGCGAGCTGGCTGCCGAAGGGAAAAGCGTGGTGTTTATCTCCAGTGAAGTGGAGGAGTTGCCGCTGGTGTGCGACCGCATCCTGTTATTACAGCACGGTACGTTCTCGCAGGAGTTTCACTCGCCGGTCAATGTGGATGAGCTGATGTCCGCCATTCTGTCTGTGCACTGA